A region from the Alnus glutinosa chromosome 5, dhAlnGlut1.1, whole genome shotgun sequence genome encodes:
- the LOC133868275 gene encoding cysteine-rich receptor-like protein kinase 10 produces the protein LSSPLLSQLLAGSVVLFSIGCFFLRRRTKKTYNTFLAENVGVEITCVESLQFDLGTIEAATNNFSDDNKIGKGGFGTVYKGTLYNGQEIAVKRLSKSSGQGAEEFKNEVMLVAKLQHKNLVRLLGFCLEGHEKILVYEYVPNSSLDYILFGLANPNLYLLLY, from the exons TTATCATCGCCATTGTTGTCCCAATTGCTGGCCGGTTCTGTCGTGCTTTTCTCCATTGGCTGTTTCTTCCTGCgtagaagaacaaagaagactTACAATACATTCCTAGCAGAAAAtg TTGGGGTTGAAATTACATGTGTAGAGTCCCTGCAATTTGACTTGGGTACAATTGAAGCTGCCACAAACAACTTCTCTGATGATAACAAGATTGGAAAAGGAGGATTTGGTACGGTTTACAAG GGAACCCTTTACAATGGACAAGAAATAGCAGTGAAGAGGCTATCCAAAAGCTCTGGGCAGGGTGCAGAAGAATTTAAGAATGAGGTTATGTTGGTTGCGAAGCTTCAACATAAGAATCTAGTAAGGCTCTTAGGATTTTGCTTGGAAGGACACGAAAAGATACTCGTTTATGAATATGTGCCCAACAGCAGCCTTGATTACATTTTATTCGGTTTGGCCAATCCAAACTTATATCTacttctttattaa